A stretch of Cucumis sativus cultivar 9930 chromosome 2, Cucumber_9930_V3, whole genome shotgun sequence DNA encodes these proteins:
- the LOC101207753 gene encoding importin subunit alpha-2, translating to MSLRPNERAEVRRNRYKVAVDADEGRRRREDNMVEIRKNRREESLQKKRREGLQAQQLQTSTHSSVVEKKLEYLPSMVAGIWSDDGSLQLESTTQFRKLLSIERSPPIEEVIQAGVVPRFVEFLMREDFPQLQFEAAWALTNIASGTSENTKVVIDHGAVPIFVKLLGSPSDDVREQAVWALGNVAGDSSRCRDLVLGHGALVPLLAQLNEQAKLSMLRNATWTLSNFCRGKPQPAFDLVKPALPALARLIHSNDEEVLTDACWALSYLSDGTNDKIQAVIEAGVCPRLVELLMHPAPSVLIPALRTVGNIVTGDDLQTQVIIQHNALPCLLNLLTNNHKKSIKKEACWTISNITAGNKAQIQAVIDANIVAPLVHLLQNAEFDIKKEAAWAISNATSGGSHDQIKYLVNQGCIKPLCDLLICPDPRIVTVCLEGLENILKVGEAEKNTTNTGGVNLYAQLIDDAEGLEKIENLQSHDNTEIYEKAVKILETYWLEEEDETMPPGTDPQAGFNFGGDRPVVPSGGFNFG from the exons ATGTCGCTTAGACCCAACGAGAGGGCTGAGGTTCGGCGGAACCGGTACAAGGTTGCGGTGGATGCTGATGAAGGTCGGAGAAGAAGGGAGGATAATATGGTTGAGATTCGGAAGAATCGTAGAGAGGAGAGTCTGCAGAAGAAGAGGCGTGAGGGTCTTCAAGCCCAGCAACTCCAAACTTCCACTCACTCATCGGTAGTAGAAAAGAAG TTGGAATATCTTCCTTCCATGGTTGCGGGTATTTGGTCTGATGATGGTAGTCTGCAACTTGAATCGACTACTCAGTTTAGGAAACTTCTTTCGATTG AGCGTAGTCCCCCAATTGAAGAAGTTATACAGGCAGGAGTTGTTCCTCGTTTTGTTGAATTTCTGATGAGAGAGGATTTTCCACAACTTCAG TTTGAAGCTGCTTGGGCTCTTACAAATATTGCTTCGGGAACATCAGAAAACACTAAGGTGGTCATCGATCATGGGGCTGTGCCAATATTTGTGAAGCTTCTTGGTTCTCCAAGTGATGATGTCCGGGAGCAG GCTGTATGGGCATTAGGAAATGTTGCTGGGGACTCTTCAAGATGTCGTGATTTGGTTTTAGGTCATGGAGCATTGGTTCCTTTATTAGCACAGTTGAACGAGCAAGCTAAGCTTTCTATGCTGAGAAATGCTACTTGgacattatcaaatttttgcAGGGGCAAGCCACAACCTGCTTTTGATCTG GTCAAACCAGCACTTCCAGCTCTTGCTCGTCTTATACATTCGAATGATGAAGAAGTTTTGACTGATGCTTGCTGGGCACTTTCATACCTTTCTGATGGTACAAACGACAAAATTCAAGCTGTTATTGAGGCAGGTGTTTGCCCTCGTCTCGTCGAGCTCTTAAT GCATCCTGCTCCTTCTGTTCTTATTCCTGCCCTTCGAACTGTGGGAAACATTGTTACTGGTGATGATTTGCAAACTCAG GTTATTATCCAACATAATGCCCTACCTTGCCTGCTAAATTTATTGACAAACAATCACAAGAAGAGCATCAAGAAAGAAGCTTGCTGGACTATATCTAATATTACGGCTGGGAACAAGGCACAGATTCAG GCCGTTATAGATGCCAATATAGTTGCTCCCCTTGTTCATCTGCTCCAAAATGCCGAATTTGATATTAAGAAAGAGGCTGCATGGGCAATCTCAAATGCCACATCTGGAGGCTCTCATGATCAGATAAA GTATCTAGTAAATCAAGGTTGTATCAAACCTCTGTGCGATCTTCTAATTTGCCCTGATCCTAGGATCGTCACAGTTTGTTTAGAAGGGCTCGAAAATATCTTGAAGGTAGGAGAAGCTGAAAAGAACACAACTAATACAGGAGGTGTTAATCTATATGCTCAATTGATTGACGATGCTGAGGGGCTAGAGAAAATTGAGAATCTACAGAGTCATGACAACACCGAAATTTATGAAAAGGCAGTGAAGATCCTCGAGACCTACTGGttggaagaggaagatgagACTATGCCACCAGGTACTGATCCCCAAGCTGGATTCAATTTTGGTGGCGATCGACCTGTCGTACCATCTGGGGGATTCAACTTTGGCTGA
- the LOC101208725 gene encoding probable protein phosphatase 2C 34, giving the protein MGHFSTMFNGLARSFSFKKGRNSGSLDDGGGRESAKAMLKDAKRKDSILCTSGVLNSEGSDTFASVFSKKGEKGVNQDCCIVWEEFGCQEDMIFCGIFDGHGPWGHFVAKTVRESLPPSLLCHWQQGLAQAFLDPELDSEKKHQRYDIWKHSYLRTCAAIDRELEQHRKIDTFYSGTTALSIVKQGELVVLANVGDSRAVLATTSDDGSVVAVQLTVDFKPNLPQETERIIQCNGRVFCLSDEPGVHRVWLPNEESPGLAMSRAFGDYCIKDFGLISVPEVTHRSITSRDQFIILATDGVWDVVTNQEAVEIVSSTPDRAKASKRLVECAVRAWKRKRRGIAMDDISAICLFFHSSSEQEHHLVSPL; this is encoded by the exons ATGGGGCATTTCTCCACCATGTTCAATGGGCTCGCTAGGTCATTTTCGTTCAAGAAAGGTAGAAATTCCGGAAGTCTCGATGATGGGGGAGGGCGAGAATCTGCAAAAGCCATGTTAAAGGATGCCAAAAGGAAAGACTCTATATTATGCACCTCCGGTGTTCTCAATTCAGAAGGTTCGGATACTTTTGCTTCGGTGTTTTCGAAGAAAGGCGAAAAAGGAGTAAACCAAGACTGCTGCATTGTATGGGAG GAATTTGGTTGCCAAGAAGACATGATATTCTGTGGGATTTTCGATGGGCACGGACCATGGGGTCATTTTGTTGCAAAGACGGTAAGAGAATCATTGCCACCTTCTTTGCTGTGCCATTGGCAGCAAGGACTTGCTCAAGCTTTTCTTGACCCAGAATTGGATTCAGAAAAGAAGCATCAACGATATGATATATGGAAGCATTCTTATTTAAGGACTTGTGCTGCCATCGATCGCGAACTCGAGCAGCACCGTAAAATCGATACATTTTACAGTGGAACAACTGCCCTGTCCATTGTTAAACAG GGCGAACTAGTCGTTTTGGCCAACGTAGGTGACTCCCGAGCAGTTTTAGCTACTACTTCAGATGATGGAAGTGTAGTAGCCGTTCAGCTCACAGTTGATTTCAAACCAAACCTACCTC AGGAGACCGAACGGATAATTCAATGCAATGGGAGGGTGTTTTGTTTAAGTGACGAGCCAGGAGTTCACAGAGTCTGGCTTCCAAACGAAGAATCACCGGGATTGGCGATGTCGAGAGCCTTTGGTGATTATTGTATTAAAGATTTTGGACTCATTTCTGTACCAGAAGTGACACATAGAAGTATAACCAGCAGAGACCAATTCATTATATTGGCTACTGATGGG gtATGGGATGTTGTCACCAACCAAGAAGCAGTGGAAATCGTATCATCAACACCGGACAGAGCAAAAGCATCAAAACGTCTGGTTGAGTGTGCGGTTCGGGCATGGAAGCGGAAGAGACGGGGCATTGCAATGGATGATATATCAGCTATTTGCCTCTTCTTCCACTCCTCATCAGAGCAAGAACATCACCTTGTATCCCCACTATAG
- the LOC101207998 gene encoding syntaxin-41, giving the protein MASRNRTLLFKKYRDALRSVRVPTSSSPAFASPSTSSAGGGPVIELVSSSLLHPNRSYAPLSTEDPGNSSKGALTVGLPPAWVDVSEEIAANVQCARVKMMELAKAHAKALMPSFGDGKEDQRLIESLTQDITSLIKKSEKGLKRLFVAGPSEDSNIRKNVQRSLATDLQNLSMELRKKQSTYLKRLRQQKEEGQDGIDIEMNLNGNRSRMEDDDLEHMVFNEHQMAKLRKSEAFTAEREREIKQVVESVNELAQIMKDLSVLVIDQGTIIDRIDYNIQNVATTVEEGLKQLQKAERTQKQGGMVMCASMLVIMCFVMLVLLILKTILF; this is encoded by the exons ATGGCGTCGAGGAACCGCACTTTGCTTTTTAAGAAATACAGGGACGCGTTGAGGAGTGTGAGGGTTCCTACCAGCTCTTCCCCTGCTTTTGCATCGCCATCGACTAGCTCAGCTGGTGGTGGCCCGGTGATTGAATTGGTTAGCTCCTCGTTGTTGCATCCGAATCGATCGTATGCTCCATTAAGTACCGAAGATCCGGGTAATTCAAG TAAGGGTGCTCTTACTGTGGGTCTTCCTCCGGCTTGGGTTGATGTATCTGAAGAAATAGCTGCAAATGTGCAGTGTGCACGAGTGAAGATGATGGAGTTGGCTAAAGCTCATGCAAAGGCTTTAATGCCTTCATTTGGTGATGGTAAAGAGGATCAACGATTAATTGAATCTCTCACGCAGGACATAACtagtttaattaagaaatcaGAGAAAGGACTCAAGAGACTCTTTGTAGCTGGACCTTCAGAAGATTCCAATATCAGAAAAAATGTTCAG CGGTCTCTTGCCACTGATCTTCAGAACCTTTCCATGGAGCTTCGCAAGAAACAATCAACTTATTTAAAGCGCCTACGGCAACAAAAAGAG GAAGGTCAAGATGGGATTGACATAGAGATGAATTTAAATGGAAATCGATCGAGAATGGAGGACGACGATTTAGAACATATG GTATTTAATGAGCATCAGATGGCTAAGCTGCGAAAGAGTGAAGCATTCACCgcagaaagagagagagagatcaaaCAA GTTGTAGAATCCGTGAACGAGCTTGCTCAGATCATGAAGGATCTATCTGTACTTGTCATAGACCAG GGTACCATTATTGATAGAATAGATTacaatattcaaaatgttgcGACGACTGTTGAAGAGGGCCTTAAGCAATTGCAGAAG GCAGAGAGAACACAGAAACAAGGAGGGATGGTGATGTGTGCGTCCATGCTCGTTATCATGTGCTTCGTCATGTTGGTTCTTTTGATCCTTAAAACCATACTATTTTGA
- the LOC101208482 gene encoding topless-related protein 3, with product MSSLSRELVFLILQFLEEEKFKESVHRLEKESGFYFNMKYFEDKVQAGEWEEVEKYLSGYTKVDDNRYSMKIFFEIRKQKYLEALDRSDKAKAVEILVSDLKVFSTFNEELYKEITQLLTLTNFRENEQLSKYGDTKAARSIMLIELKKLIEANPLFRDKLVFPALKSSRLRTLINQSLNWQHQLCKNPRPNPDIKTLFMDHTCSPPNGPLAPTPVNLPVAKPAPYAPLGAHSPFPPTGATANANALAGWMANASASSSVQAAVVTASSIPVPQNQVSILKHARTPPSNPGMVDYQNPEHDQLMKRLRSAQSVEEVTYPAPRQQASWSIEDLPRTVAFTLHQGSTVTSMDFHPTHHTLLLVGSNNGEVTLWELGIRERLISKPFKLWDLSSRSLAFQAAIVKDTPISVSRVTWSPDGTFVGVAFTKHLVHLYSYNSSNELNQQSEIDAHVGGVNDLAFAHPNKQLCVVTCGEDKLIKVWDIGGRKLFTFEGHEASVYSICPHHKENIQFIFSTALDGKIKAWLYDHMGSRVDYDAPGKWCTTMLYSADGSRLFSCGTSKDGDSYLVEWNESEGAIKRTYLGFRKKSTGVVQFDTTQNHFLAVGEDSQIKFWDMDNVNILTYTDAEGGLPSLPRLRFNKEGNLLAVTTDNGFKILANAVGMRSLKAIESTTPFEALRSPMESALKVSGPSAVASVSPVNCKVERSSPVRPPSIINGVEGLGRNLDKARTVEDAIDKAKPWQLAEIVDPASCRLVTMPDNADSSHKVVRLLYTNSGVGLLALGSNGIQKLWKWTRNEQNPSGKATANVVPQHWQPNSGLLMTNDVLGVNLEEAVPCIALSKNDSYVMSASGGKVSLFNMMTFKVMTTFMPPPPASTFLAFHPQDNNIIAIGMEDSTIHIYNVRVDEVKSKLKGHQKRITGLAFSTSLNILVSSGADAQLCLWSIDTWEKRKSITIQLPAGKAPVGDTRVQFHSDQIRLLVVHETQIAIYDASKMDRIRQWVPQDALPAPISYAAYSCNSQLVYATFCDGNVGVFDADTLRLRCRIAPSVYLPSAVLNSSQAIYPLVVATHPLDPNQLAIGLSDGSVKVIEPTESEGKWGVSPPMDNGILNGRTASSSTTSNHTPDQIQR from the exons ATGTCGTCTTTAAGCAGAGAATTGGTGTTTCTTATACTTCAATTCCTTGAGGAGGAGAAGTTCAAGGAATCGGTGCATAg aCTGGAGAAAGAATCTGGGTTTTACTTCAATATGAAGTACTTTGAGGATAAAGTTCAAGCTGGAGAATGGGAGGAAGTTGAAAAGTACTTATCTGGATATACTAAAGTCGATGATAACAGATACTCAATGAAGATATTTTTCGAGATAAGGAAGCAGAAGTATCTTGAAGCCCTTGACCG GAGTGACAAAGCAAAGGCTGTGGAGATATTGGTAAGCGACTTGAAAGTTTTCTCAACATTTAATGAGGAGTTGTACAAAGAAATTACTCAGCTTTTGACTCTTACTAATTTTAG GGAAAATGAGCAGCTTTCCAAGTATGGTGACACAAAAGCTGCTCGTAGTATAATGTTGATAGAGCTGAAAAAGCTTATAGAGGCAAATCCTCTTTTCAGAGACAAGCTTGTTTTCCCAGCCTTGAAGTCATCAAGATTACGAACACTCATCAATCAAAG CTTGAACTGGCAGCATCAGTTATGCAAGAACCCACGGCCAAATCCTGATATCAAGACTTTATTCATGGACCATACATGTTCGCCACCAAACGGTCCTCTGGCACCAACACCTGTCAATCTTCCTGTTGCAAAACCGGCACCTTATGCCCCACTAGGAGCCCACAGT CCGTTCCCACCAACTGGAGCTACAGCAAATGCCAATGCTTTAGCTGGCTGGATGGCAAATGCTTCAGCTTCTTCGTCTGTTCAAGCAGCTGTGGTTACTGCATCATCCATTCCCGTTCCACAAAATCAAG TCTCAATTTTGAAACATGCAAGAACACCTCCATCAAATCCTGGTATGGTTGATTATCAGAATCCTGAGCATGATCAACTAATGAAGCGATTGCGGTCTGCTCAATCTGTTGAGGAG gtCACATATCCAGCACCCAGGCAGCAAGCGTCTTGGTCAATTGAAGACCTGCCGAGAACAGTAGCTTTTACATTGCACCAAGGGTCTACTGTTACAAGCATGGATTTCCATCCTACTCACCACACTTTACTTCTTG TTGGTTCTAACAATGGTGAAGTTACACTTTGGGAACTTGGTATACGGGAGAGATTGATTTCAAAGCCTTTCAAGCTTTGGGATTTATCATCTAGGTCATTGGCATTTCAG GCTGCCATTGTAAAAGACACTCCAATATCTGTCAGCCGAGTTACATGGAGTCCAGATGGGACTTTTGTTG GGGTTGCATTTACCAAACATTTAGTTCACTTGTACTCGTATAATAGTTCAAATGAACTAAACCAACAATCCGAG ATTGATGCCCACGTAGGTGGAGTGAATGACTTGGCTTTTGCCCATCCAAATAAACAGCTTTGCGTGGTAACTTGTGGAGAAGATAAGCTCATAAAG GTTTGGGATATAGGTGGACGAAAACTGTTTACCTTTGAAGGGCACGAGGCATCAGTGTATTCCATATGTCCTCATCACAAGGAGAACATTCAA TTCATATTTTCAACAGCTCTTGATGGAAAGATAAAGGCATGGCTCTATGATCATATGGGTTCAAGAGTTGATTATGATGCCCCTGGAAAGTGGTGTACAACGATGCTTTATAGTGCAGATGGGAGTAG aTTATTTTCCTGTGGAACAAGTAAAGATGGAGATTCTTACCTAGTTGAATGGAACGAGAGTGAGGGAGCAATAAAGAGGACATATCTTGGATTTAGGAAGAAATCAACTGGCGTTGTGCAGTTCGATACAACCCAGAATCACTTTTTGGCTGTGGGTGAAGATAGTCAAATTAAGTTTTGGGATATGGATAACGTCAACATTCTCACTTACACTGATGCAGAAGGTGGACTTCCG AGTCTTCCTCGCTTGAGGTTCAATAAGGAAGGAAATCTTCTTGCTGTTACAACGGATAATGGGTTTAAGATACTCGCCAATGCTGTGGGAATGAGATCATTAAAGGCAATTGAATCCACCACCCCTTTTGAAGCGTTGAGGTCGCCCATGGAATCTGCCTTGAAG GTCTCTGGCCCATCTGCCGTTGCAAGTGTTAGTCCAGTTAATTGCAAAGTAGAAAGAAGTTCCCCAGTCAGACCTCCTTCCATTATC AATGGAGTCGAAGGTTTGGGGAGAAATTTGGACAAAGCAAGAACTGTAGAAGATGCAATTGATAAAGCCAAACCCTGGCAGTTAGCTGAAATTGTTGATCCAGCCAGTTGCCGGTTGGTCACCATGCCTGACAATGCAGATTCCTCCCACAAG GTCGTTAGACTTCTATATACAAATTCTGGTGTTGGTCTTTTGGCCCTTGGGTCAAACGGAATCCAGAAGCTCTGGAAATGGACACGCAATGAACAGAATCCAAGTGGAAAG GCCACCGCCAATGTTGTTCCACAGCATTGGCAACCAAACAGTGGTCTTCTCATGACTAATGATGTCTTAGGTGTAAACCTTGAAGAAGCTGTCCCATGTATAGCACTATCAAAAAACGACTCGTATGTAATGTCAGCGTCCGGTGGAaaagtttcattatttaaCATGATGACATTTAAG GTTATGACAACATTCATGCCTCCTCCCCCAGCTTCTACCTTCCTAGCTTTCCACCCTCAAGATAACAACATTATTGCCATAGGAATGGAGGATTCAACCATTCACATATACAATGTCAGAGTGGATGAG gtaaaatcaaaattgaaggGTCACCAAAAGCGGATAACGGGTCTAGCCTTTTCCACCAGTCTCaatattttggtttcttcTGGTGCTGATGCTCAA CTGTGTTTGTGGAGCATTGACACTTGGGAAAAGAGGAAATCCATAACAATTCAGCTCCCAGCAGGAAAGGCTCCCGTCGGTGATACTCGTGTACAGTTCCATTCTGATCAGATACGCTTGTTGGTAGTCCACGAGACCCAGATAGCTATATATGATGCCTCGAAAATGGATCGTATTCGGCAG TGGGTTCCACAAGACGCGCTTCCTGCTCCTATTTCCTACGCAGCATATTCCTGCAATAGCCAATTGGTCTACGCTACGTTTTGCGATGGTAATGTTGGAGTGTTTGATGCCGATACCCTTCGACTAAGATGTCGCATTGCCCCATCAGTGTATTTGCCATCTGCAGTGTTGAATTC AAGCCAAGCTATATACCCGCTCGTCGTTGCCACACATCCATTAGATCCAAACCAATTAGCCATTGGGTTGTCTGACGGATCTGTTAAAGTAATCGAGCCAACAGAATCAGAAGGGAAATGGGGAGTAAGTCCGCCAATGGACAACGGAATCCTGAACGGTAGAACAGCTTCATCGTCGACCACCAGCAACCACACACCGGATCAGATACAAAGATGA
- the LOC101208242 gene encoding pre-mRNA-splicing factor 38: MANRTDPAAKSIRGTNPQNLVEKILRSKIYQNTYWKEQCFGLTAETLVDKAMELDHLGGTYGGNRKPTPFMCLVMKMLQIQPEKEIVIEFIKNEDYKYVRVLGAFYLRLTGTDVDVYRYLEPLYNDYRKLRRKLADGCFSLSHVDEVIDELLTKDYSCDVALPRVKKRWTLESAGSLPPRKSALEDDFEEEEEKEEAEPINDSLEDDIHEKNYYRGRSPVRERDRDRRRDSHRHRDRDYDRDRDYDRDYDRDRGRGRERDRDRERDRDRDRERDRDRDRDRDRDRDRDRDRDRDRDRYRLRDEKEYGRDRDREREGRERERRDRDRGRRRSHSRSRSRSKDREDGEYRKRHSRSSVSPRRRDGAEDREEPKKKKEKKEKKEGGAGEEDPEIAEWNRIRASLGLAPLK; the protein is encoded by the exons ATGGCTAATCGGACAGACCCAGCTGCGAAAAGCATAAGGGGAACGAACCCCCAGAACCTAGTGGAGAAGATTCTTCGCTCCAAGATTTACCAGAACACTTACTGGAAGGAACAATGTTTTGGGTTAACGGCGGAGACATTGGTCGATAAAGCCATGGAGCTCGACCACCTCGGCGGTACATATGGTGGCAACCGCAAGCCCACGCCGTTCATGTGTCTTGTCATGAAGATGCTCCAGATTCAGCCGGAGAAGGAAATCGTGATCGAGTTCATTAAGAATGAAGACTACAA ATATGTTCGGGTTCTTGGTGCCTTTTACTTGCGTCTCACTGGGACTGATGTTGATGTATATCGTTACCTGGAACCTTTGTACAACGACTATCGGAAATTGAGGAGAAAATTAGCTGATGGAT GTTTTTCTTTATCACACGTGGATGAAGTCATTGATGAACTTCTTACTAAAGATTATTCATGTGATGTAGCTCTGCCGCGTGTCAAAAAGAG ATGGACTCTTGAATCTGCTGGTTCATTGCCTCCAAGGAAAAGTGCTTTAGAAGATGACTttgaggaggaggaagaaaaggAGGAGGCTGAGCCAATTAATGATTCTTTAGAAGATGATATTCATGAAAAG AATTATTATCGTGGAAGAAGTCCGGTGCGGGAGAGAGACAGAGACAGAAGGCGTGATAGTCACAGACACAG GGACCGAGATTATGATAGAGACCGAGACTATGACAGAGACTATGATAGAGATCGGGGACGTGGAAGGGAAAGAGATAGAGATCGAGAAAGGGATCGGGATCGAGACAGGGAACGGGACAGAGATAGAGATAGGGATAGAGATAGAGATAGGGATAGAGATAGAGATAGGGATAGGGATAGGGATCGCTATCGCCTAAGGGATGAGAAGGAATATGGTAGAGATCGAGATAGGGAAAGGGAAGGCAGGGAGCGGGAGAGACGAGATAGAGATCGTGGTAGAAGAAGGAGCCATTCAAGGAGCCGAAGTAGGAGTAAAGATCGGGAAGATGGGGAGTACCGGAAGAGACACAGCCGTAGCAGTGTTAGTCCTAGAAGAAGGGACGGGGCGGAGGATAGGGAGGAaccgaagaagaagaaagaaaagaaggagaaaaaagaaggtgGGGCAGGTGAGGAAGATCCGGAGATTGCAGAATGGAATAGGATTCGTGCTTCTCTTGGACTGGCACCTCTCAAGTAG